The Prionailurus viverrinus isolate Anna chromosome B4, UM_Priviv_1.0, whole genome shotgun sequence genome has a window encoding:
- the HDAC10 gene encoding polyamine deacetylase HDAC10 isoform X2 has protein sequence MRTALVYHEDMAAARLLWEDPECEIERPERLTAALERLRQRGLEQRCLQLAAREASEAELGLVHSPEYVSLLRGTQTLSTRELQALSGQYDAVYFHPSTFHCARLAVGAALQLVDAVLTGAVHNGLALVRPPGHHGQRAAANGFCVFNNVAIAAKYAKQRHGLHRILIVDWDVHHGQGIQYIFEDDPSVLYFSWHRYEHGHFWPYLRESDADAVGQGQGRGFTVNLPWNQVGMGNADYVAAFLHVLLPVAFEFDPELVLISAGFDSAIGDPEGQMRATPECFSHLTQLLQVLAGGRVCAVLEGGYHLESLSQSVCMVVKALLGDPALPLSGPMEPHHSALESIQRVRAAQAPHWKSLRQQGSTPILNPSTYSLERRASPVSPGGPKFKAAEAQASAALSSLLDQLHLNPTLPVRTAVALTALDAALVLPADVLRQEGSAPQEETRAWARLHEALAQDRALTALGKVLHLLNGILDGQVSSGIAATPEPAAAPTLDVVIRRGLSHGVRRLLCVAVGQLDRPADLADDGRNLWLNIRGKEAAAPSMFQVSVPLPGTTGGFVSCVLALVLPLAYGFQPDLVLVALGPAHGLQAPQAALLASLLRGPAGGRVLVLLEQGSTSQLAGILARVLQGEAPPGLGPFSMASPEDTQALIYLRGQLEAEWKMLQVAAPQVP, from the exons ATGAGGACTGCGCTGGTGTACCACGAGGACATGGCAGCGGCCCGGCTGCTCTGGGAAGA CCCTGAGTGTGAGATCGAGCGTCCGGAGCGCCTGACTGCAGCCCTGGAGCGCCTGCGGCAGCGGGGCCTGGAGCAGAGGTGTCTACAGTTGGCAGCCCGAGAGGCCTCCGAGGCAGAGCTGGGCCTGGTACACAG CCCAGAGTATGTGTCCTTGTTGCGAGGAACCCAGACCTTGAGCACCAGGGAACTACAGGCGCTGTCTGGACAATACGACGCTGTCTACTTCCATCCG AGTACCTTCCACTGTGCCCGGCTGGCCGTGGGGGCTGCGCTGCAGCTGGTGGACGCCGTGCTGACGGGGGCTGTGCACAACGGGCTGGCCCTGGTGAG ACCTCCTGGGCATCACGGCCAGAGAGCCGCTGCCAACGGATTCTGCGTGTTCAACAATGTGGCCATAGCAGCCAAATACGCCAAGCAGAGACACGGGCTGCACAG GATCCTCATTGTCGACTGGGATGTCCACCATGGTCAGGGCATCCAGTATATCTTTGAGGATGACCCCAG CGTCCTCTACTTTTCCTGGCACCGCTATGAGCATGGGCACTTTTGGCCCTACCTTCGAGAATCGGATGCAGATGCtgttgggcaggggcagggccgtGGCTTCACTGTCAACCTGCCCTGGAATCAG GTTGGGATGGGAAATGCTGACTACGTGGCCGCCTTCCTCCATGTGCTGCTCCCCGTGGCCTTTGAG TTTGACCCTGAGCTGGTGCTCATCTCAGCAGGATTTGACTCTGCGATCGGGGATCCTGAG GGGCAGATGCGGGCCACGCCGGAGTGCTTCTCCCACCTCACGCAGCTGCTGCAGGTGCTGGCCGGCGGCCGAGTCTGTGCTGTGCTGGAG ggAGGCTACCACCTGGAGTCGCTGTCCCAGTCCGTGTGCATGGTGGTGAAGGCGCTGCTGGGTGACCCTGCCTTGCCCCTGTCGGGGCCCATGGAGCCTCATCACAG TGCCCTGGAATCCATCCAGAGAGTCCGGGCTGCCCAGGCCCCTCATTGGAAGAGCCTCCGGCAGCAAG GGTCGACCCCCATACTGAATCCCAGCACCTACTCCCTGGAGCGGAGAGCCTCACCTGTATCTCCCGGGGGACCCAAATTCAAGGCAGCAGAGGCGCAGGCCTCGGCCGCACTGAGTTCCCTCCTAGACCAGCTGCACCTCAACCCCACACTGCCTGTGCGCACGGCTGTTGCCCTGACTGCACTGGATGCTGCTCTGGTCCTACCCGCCGACGTCCTCCGTCAGGAGGGGTCAGCCCCACAGGAGGAGACACGGGCCTGGGCCAG GCTACACGAGGCCCTGGCCCAGGACAGGGCTCTCACTGCACTTGGGAAGGTCCTGCACCTCTTGAATGGGATCCTGGATGGGCAG GTGAGCAGTGGCATTGCAGCAACCCCGGAGCCCGCCGCGGCTCCCACCCTGGATGTGGTCATTCGGCGCGGCTTGTCCCACGGAGTGCGGAG GCTTCTCTGTGTGGCTGTGGGACAGCTGGATCGGCCCGCAGACCTTGCCGACGACGG GAGGAATCTGTGGCTGAACATCAGAGGCAAGGAGGCGGCCGCCCCATCCATGTTCCAGGTCTCCGTGCCACTGCCAGGG ACTACTGGTGGGTTCGTGAGCTGCGTTCTGGCCCTTGTGCTGCCCCTGGCCTATGGCTTCCAGCCTGACCTTGTGTTGGTGGCGCTGGGGCCAGCCCACGGCCTGCAGGCCCCCCAAGCCGCACTCCTGGCTTCTCTGCTGCGGGGGCCGGCGGGGGGCCGAGTCTTGGTCCTGCTGGAGCAG GGATCCACATCCCAGCTTGCAGGGATCCTGGCCCGGGTGTTGCAGGGAGAGGCGCCCCCCGGCCTGGGTCCCTTCTCCATGGCCTCCCCAGAGGACACACAGGCCCTGATATACCTGAGAGGGCAGCTGGAAGCAGAGTGGAAGATGCTGCAGGTGGCCG CTCCTCAAGTGCCGTGA
- the HDAC10 gene encoding polyamine deacetylase HDAC10 isoform X1: MRTALVYHEDMAAARLLWEDPECEIERPERLTAALERLRQRGLEQRCLQLAAREASEAELGLVHSPEYVSLLRGTQTLSTRELQALSGQYDAVYFHPSTFHCARLAVGAALQLVDAVLTGAVHNGLALVRPPGHHGQRAAANGFCVFNNVAIAAKYAKQRHGLHRILIVDWDVHHGQGIQYIFEDDPSVLYFSWHRYEHGHFWPYLRESDADAVGQGQGRGFTVNLPWNQVGMGNADYVAAFLHVLLPVAFEFDPELVLISAGFDSAIGDPEGQMRATPECFSHLTQLLQVLAGGRVCAVLEGGYHLESLSQSVCMVVKALLGDPALPLSGPMEPHHSALESIQRVRAAQAPHWKSLRQQGSTPILNPSTYSLERRASPVSPGGPKFKAAEAQASAALSSLLDQLHLNPTLPVRTAVALTALDAALVLPADVLRQEGSAPQEETRAWARLHEALAQDRALTALGKVLHLLNGILDGQVSSGIAATPEPAAAPTLDVVIRRGLSHGVRRLLCVAVGQLDRPADLADDGRNLWLNIRGKEAAAPSMFQVSVPLPGTTGGFVSCVLALVLPLAYGFQPDLVLVALGPAHGLQAPQAALLASLLRGPAGGRVLVLLEQGSTSQLAGILARVLQGEAPPGLGPFSMASPEDTQALIYLRGQLEAEWKMLQVAGEAGGARPRLNTGSGGSSSPQ; the protein is encoded by the exons ATGAGGACTGCGCTGGTGTACCACGAGGACATGGCAGCGGCCCGGCTGCTCTGGGAAGA CCCTGAGTGTGAGATCGAGCGTCCGGAGCGCCTGACTGCAGCCCTGGAGCGCCTGCGGCAGCGGGGCCTGGAGCAGAGGTGTCTACAGTTGGCAGCCCGAGAGGCCTCCGAGGCAGAGCTGGGCCTGGTACACAG CCCAGAGTATGTGTCCTTGTTGCGAGGAACCCAGACCTTGAGCACCAGGGAACTACAGGCGCTGTCTGGACAATACGACGCTGTCTACTTCCATCCG AGTACCTTCCACTGTGCCCGGCTGGCCGTGGGGGCTGCGCTGCAGCTGGTGGACGCCGTGCTGACGGGGGCTGTGCACAACGGGCTGGCCCTGGTGAG ACCTCCTGGGCATCACGGCCAGAGAGCCGCTGCCAACGGATTCTGCGTGTTCAACAATGTGGCCATAGCAGCCAAATACGCCAAGCAGAGACACGGGCTGCACAG GATCCTCATTGTCGACTGGGATGTCCACCATGGTCAGGGCATCCAGTATATCTTTGAGGATGACCCCAG CGTCCTCTACTTTTCCTGGCACCGCTATGAGCATGGGCACTTTTGGCCCTACCTTCGAGAATCGGATGCAGATGCtgttgggcaggggcagggccgtGGCTTCACTGTCAACCTGCCCTGGAATCAG GTTGGGATGGGAAATGCTGACTACGTGGCCGCCTTCCTCCATGTGCTGCTCCCCGTGGCCTTTGAG TTTGACCCTGAGCTGGTGCTCATCTCAGCAGGATTTGACTCTGCGATCGGGGATCCTGAG GGGCAGATGCGGGCCACGCCGGAGTGCTTCTCCCACCTCACGCAGCTGCTGCAGGTGCTGGCCGGCGGCCGAGTCTGTGCTGTGCTGGAG ggAGGCTACCACCTGGAGTCGCTGTCCCAGTCCGTGTGCATGGTGGTGAAGGCGCTGCTGGGTGACCCTGCCTTGCCCCTGTCGGGGCCCATGGAGCCTCATCACAG TGCCCTGGAATCCATCCAGAGAGTCCGGGCTGCCCAGGCCCCTCATTGGAAGAGCCTCCGGCAGCAAG GGTCGACCCCCATACTGAATCCCAGCACCTACTCCCTGGAGCGGAGAGCCTCACCTGTATCTCCCGGGGGACCCAAATTCAAGGCAGCAGAGGCGCAGGCCTCGGCCGCACTGAGTTCCCTCCTAGACCAGCTGCACCTCAACCCCACACTGCCTGTGCGCACGGCTGTTGCCCTGACTGCACTGGATGCTGCTCTGGTCCTACCCGCCGACGTCCTCCGTCAGGAGGGGTCAGCCCCACAGGAGGAGACACGGGCCTGGGCCAG GCTACACGAGGCCCTGGCCCAGGACAGGGCTCTCACTGCACTTGGGAAGGTCCTGCACCTCTTGAATGGGATCCTGGATGGGCAG GTGAGCAGTGGCATTGCAGCAACCCCGGAGCCCGCCGCGGCTCCCACCCTGGATGTGGTCATTCGGCGCGGCTTGTCCCACGGAGTGCGGAG GCTTCTCTGTGTGGCTGTGGGACAGCTGGATCGGCCCGCAGACCTTGCCGACGACGG GAGGAATCTGTGGCTGAACATCAGAGGCAAGGAGGCGGCCGCCCCATCCATGTTCCAGGTCTCCGTGCCACTGCCAGGG ACTACTGGTGGGTTCGTGAGCTGCGTTCTGGCCCTTGTGCTGCCCCTGGCCTATGGCTTCCAGCCTGACCTTGTGTTGGTGGCGCTGGGGCCAGCCCACGGCCTGCAGGCCCCCCAAGCCGCACTCCTGGCTTCTCTGCTGCGGGGGCCGGCGGGGGGCCGAGTCTTGGTCCTGCTGGAGCAG GGATCCACATCCCAGCTTGCAGGGATCCTGGCCCGGGTGTTGCAGGGAGAGGCGCCCCCCGGCCTGGGTCCCTTCTCCATGGCCTCCCCAGAGGACACACAGGCCCTGATATACCTGAGAGGGCAGCTGGAAGCAGAGTGGAAGATGCTGCAGGTGGCCGGTGAGGCTGGGGGGGCACGGCCCAGGCTGAATACTGGGTCTGGGGGAAGCAGCTCACCGCAGTGA
- the HDAC10 gene encoding polyamine deacetylase HDAC10 isoform X6, translating to MRTALVYHEDMAAARLLWEDPEYVSLLRGTQTLSTRELQALSGQYDAVYFHPSTFHCARLAVGAALQLVDAVLTGAVHNGLALVRPPGHHGQRAAANGFCVFNNVAIAAKYAKQRHGLHRILIVDWDVHHGQGIQYIFEDDPSVLYFSWHRYEHGHFWPYLRESDADAVGQGQGRGFTVNLPWNQVGMGNADYVAAFLHVLLPVAFEFDPELVLISAGFDSAIGDPEGQMRATPECFSHLTQLLQVLAGGRVCAVLEGGYHLESLSQSVCMVVKALLGDPALPLSGPMEPHHSALESIQRVRAAQAPHWKSLRQQGSTPILNPSTYSLERRASPVSPGGPKFKAAEAQASAALSSLLDQLHLNPTLPVRTAVALTALDAALVLPADVLRQEGSAPQEETRAWARLHEALAQDRALTALGKVLHLLNGILDGQVSSGIAATPEPAAAPTLDVVIRRGLSHGVRRLLCVAVGQLDRPADLADDGRNLWLNIRGKEAAAPSMFQVSVPLPGTTGGFVSCVLALVLPLAYGFQPDLVLVALGPAHGLQAPQAALLASLLRGPAGGRVLVLLEQGSTSQLAGILARVLQGEAPPGLGPFSMASPEDTQALIYLRGQLEAEWKMLQVAGEAGGARPRLNTGSGGSSSPQ from the exons ATGAGGACTGCGCTGGTGTACCACGAGGACATGGCAGCGGCCCGGCTGCTCTGGGAAGA CCCAGAGTATGTGTCCTTGTTGCGAGGAACCCAGACCTTGAGCACCAGGGAACTACAGGCGCTGTCTGGACAATACGACGCTGTCTACTTCCATCCG AGTACCTTCCACTGTGCCCGGCTGGCCGTGGGGGCTGCGCTGCAGCTGGTGGACGCCGTGCTGACGGGGGCTGTGCACAACGGGCTGGCCCTGGTGAG ACCTCCTGGGCATCACGGCCAGAGAGCCGCTGCCAACGGATTCTGCGTGTTCAACAATGTGGCCATAGCAGCCAAATACGCCAAGCAGAGACACGGGCTGCACAG GATCCTCATTGTCGACTGGGATGTCCACCATGGTCAGGGCATCCAGTATATCTTTGAGGATGACCCCAG CGTCCTCTACTTTTCCTGGCACCGCTATGAGCATGGGCACTTTTGGCCCTACCTTCGAGAATCGGATGCAGATGCtgttgggcaggggcagggccgtGGCTTCACTGTCAACCTGCCCTGGAATCAG GTTGGGATGGGAAATGCTGACTACGTGGCCGCCTTCCTCCATGTGCTGCTCCCCGTGGCCTTTGAG TTTGACCCTGAGCTGGTGCTCATCTCAGCAGGATTTGACTCTGCGATCGGGGATCCTGAG GGGCAGATGCGGGCCACGCCGGAGTGCTTCTCCCACCTCACGCAGCTGCTGCAGGTGCTGGCCGGCGGCCGAGTCTGTGCTGTGCTGGAG ggAGGCTACCACCTGGAGTCGCTGTCCCAGTCCGTGTGCATGGTGGTGAAGGCGCTGCTGGGTGACCCTGCCTTGCCCCTGTCGGGGCCCATGGAGCCTCATCACAG TGCCCTGGAATCCATCCAGAGAGTCCGGGCTGCCCAGGCCCCTCATTGGAAGAGCCTCCGGCAGCAAG GGTCGACCCCCATACTGAATCCCAGCACCTACTCCCTGGAGCGGAGAGCCTCACCTGTATCTCCCGGGGGACCCAAATTCAAGGCAGCAGAGGCGCAGGCCTCGGCCGCACTGAGTTCCCTCCTAGACCAGCTGCACCTCAACCCCACACTGCCTGTGCGCACGGCTGTTGCCCTGACTGCACTGGATGCTGCTCTGGTCCTACCCGCCGACGTCCTCCGTCAGGAGGGGTCAGCCCCACAGGAGGAGACACGGGCCTGGGCCAG GCTACACGAGGCCCTGGCCCAGGACAGGGCTCTCACTGCACTTGGGAAGGTCCTGCACCTCTTGAATGGGATCCTGGATGGGCAG GTGAGCAGTGGCATTGCAGCAACCCCGGAGCCCGCCGCGGCTCCCACCCTGGATGTGGTCATTCGGCGCGGCTTGTCCCACGGAGTGCGGAG GCTTCTCTGTGTGGCTGTGGGACAGCTGGATCGGCCCGCAGACCTTGCCGACGACGG GAGGAATCTGTGGCTGAACATCAGAGGCAAGGAGGCGGCCGCCCCATCCATGTTCCAGGTCTCCGTGCCACTGCCAGGG ACTACTGGTGGGTTCGTGAGCTGCGTTCTGGCCCTTGTGCTGCCCCTGGCCTATGGCTTCCAGCCTGACCTTGTGTTGGTGGCGCTGGGGCCAGCCCACGGCCTGCAGGCCCCCCAAGCCGCACTCCTGGCTTCTCTGCTGCGGGGGCCGGCGGGGGGCCGAGTCTTGGTCCTGCTGGAGCAG GGATCCACATCCCAGCTTGCAGGGATCCTGGCCCGGGTGTTGCAGGGAGAGGCGCCCCCCGGCCTGGGTCCCTTCTCCATGGCCTCCCCAGAGGACACACAGGCCCTGATATACCTGAGAGGGCAGCTGGAAGCAGAGTGGAAGATGCTGCAGGTGGCCGGTGAGGCTGGGGGGGCACGGCCCAGGCTGAATACTGGGTCTGGGGGAAGCAGCTCACCGCAGTGA
- the HDAC10 gene encoding polyamine deacetylase HDAC10 isoform X4: MRTALVYHEDMAAARLLWEDPECEIERPERLTAALERLRQRGLEQRCLQLAAREASEAELGLVHSPEYVSLLRGTQTLSTRELQALSGQYDAVYFHPSTFHCARLAVGAALQLVDAVLTGAVHNGLALVRPPGHHGQRAAANGFCVFNNVAIAAKYAKQRHGLHSVLYFSWHRYEHGHFWPYLRESDADAVGQGQGRGFTVNLPWNQVGMGNADYVAAFLHVLLPVAFEFDPELVLISAGFDSAIGDPEGQMRATPECFSHLTQLLQVLAGGRVCAVLEGGYHLESLSQSVCMVVKALLGDPALPLSGPMEPHHSALESIQRVRAAQAPHWKSLRQQGSTPILNPSTYSLERRASPVSPGGPKFKAAEAQASAALSSLLDQLHLNPTLPVRTAVALTALDAALVLPADVLRQEGSAPQEETRAWARLHEALAQDRALTALGKVLHLLNGILDGQVSSGIAATPEPAAAPTLDVVIRRGLSHGVRRLLCVAVGQLDRPADLADDGRNLWLNIRGKEAAAPSMFQVSVPLPGTTGGFVSCVLALVLPLAYGFQPDLVLVALGPAHGLQAPQAALLASLLRGPAGGRVLVLLEQGSTSQLAGILARVLQGEAPPGLGPFSMASPEDTQALIYLRGQLEAEWKMLQVAGEAGGARPRLNTGSGGSSSPQ, translated from the exons ATGAGGACTGCGCTGGTGTACCACGAGGACATGGCAGCGGCCCGGCTGCTCTGGGAAGA CCCTGAGTGTGAGATCGAGCGTCCGGAGCGCCTGACTGCAGCCCTGGAGCGCCTGCGGCAGCGGGGCCTGGAGCAGAGGTGTCTACAGTTGGCAGCCCGAGAGGCCTCCGAGGCAGAGCTGGGCCTGGTACACAG CCCAGAGTATGTGTCCTTGTTGCGAGGAACCCAGACCTTGAGCACCAGGGAACTACAGGCGCTGTCTGGACAATACGACGCTGTCTACTTCCATCCG AGTACCTTCCACTGTGCCCGGCTGGCCGTGGGGGCTGCGCTGCAGCTGGTGGACGCCGTGCTGACGGGGGCTGTGCACAACGGGCTGGCCCTGGTGAG ACCTCCTGGGCATCACGGCCAGAGAGCCGCTGCCAACGGATTCTGCGTGTTCAACAATGTGGCCATAGCAGCCAAATACGCCAAGCAGAGACACGGGCTGCACAG CGTCCTCTACTTTTCCTGGCACCGCTATGAGCATGGGCACTTTTGGCCCTACCTTCGAGAATCGGATGCAGATGCtgttgggcaggggcagggccgtGGCTTCACTGTCAACCTGCCCTGGAATCAG GTTGGGATGGGAAATGCTGACTACGTGGCCGCCTTCCTCCATGTGCTGCTCCCCGTGGCCTTTGAG TTTGACCCTGAGCTGGTGCTCATCTCAGCAGGATTTGACTCTGCGATCGGGGATCCTGAG GGGCAGATGCGGGCCACGCCGGAGTGCTTCTCCCACCTCACGCAGCTGCTGCAGGTGCTGGCCGGCGGCCGAGTCTGTGCTGTGCTGGAG ggAGGCTACCACCTGGAGTCGCTGTCCCAGTCCGTGTGCATGGTGGTGAAGGCGCTGCTGGGTGACCCTGCCTTGCCCCTGTCGGGGCCCATGGAGCCTCATCACAG TGCCCTGGAATCCATCCAGAGAGTCCGGGCTGCCCAGGCCCCTCATTGGAAGAGCCTCCGGCAGCAAG GGTCGACCCCCATACTGAATCCCAGCACCTACTCCCTGGAGCGGAGAGCCTCACCTGTATCTCCCGGGGGACCCAAATTCAAGGCAGCAGAGGCGCAGGCCTCGGCCGCACTGAGTTCCCTCCTAGACCAGCTGCACCTCAACCCCACACTGCCTGTGCGCACGGCTGTTGCCCTGACTGCACTGGATGCTGCTCTGGTCCTACCCGCCGACGTCCTCCGTCAGGAGGGGTCAGCCCCACAGGAGGAGACACGGGCCTGGGCCAG GCTACACGAGGCCCTGGCCCAGGACAGGGCTCTCACTGCACTTGGGAAGGTCCTGCACCTCTTGAATGGGATCCTGGATGGGCAG GTGAGCAGTGGCATTGCAGCAACCCCGGAGCCCGCCGCGGCTCCCACCCTGGATGTGGTCATTCGGCGCGGCTTGTCCCACGGAGTGCGGAG GCTTCTCTGTGTGGCTGTGGGACAGCTGGATCGGCCCGCAGACCTTGCCGACGACGG GAGGAATCTGTGGCTGAACATCAGAGGCAAGGAGGCGGCCGCCCCATCCATGTTCCAGGTCTCCGTGCCACTGCCAGGG ACTACTGGTGGGTTCGTGAGCTGCGTTCTGGCCCTTGTGCTGCCCCTGGCCTATGGCTTCCAGCCTGACCTTGTGTTGGTGGCGCTGGGGCCAGCCCACGGCCTGCAGGCCCCCCAAGCCGCACTCCTGGCTTCTCTGCTGCGGGGGCCGGCGGGGGGCCGAGTCTTGGTCCTGCTGGAGCAG GGATCCACATCCCAGCTTGCAGGGATCCTGGCCCGGGTGTTGCAGGGAGAGGCGCCCCCCGGCCTGGGTCCCTTCTCCATGGCCTCCCCAGAGGACACACAGGCCCTGATATACCTGAGAGGGCAGCTGGAAGCAGAGTGGAAGATGCTGCAGGTGGCCGGTGAGGCTGGGGGGGCACGGCCCAGGCTGAATACTGGGTCTGGGGGAAGCAGCTCACCGCAGTGA
- the HDAC10 gene encoding polyamine deacetylase HDAC10 isoform X5 — protein sequence MRTALVYHEDMAAARLLWEDPECEIERPERLTAALERLRQRGLEQRCLQLAAREASEAELGLVHSPEYVSLLRGTQTLSTRELQALSGQYDAVYFHPSTFHCARLAVGAALQLVDAVLTGAVHNGLALVRPPGHHGQRAAANGFCVFNNVAIAAKYAKQRHGLHRILIVDWDVHHGQGIQYIFEDDPSVLYFSWHRYEHGHFWPYLRESDADAVGQGQGRGFTVNLPWNQVGMGNADYVAAFLHVLLPVAFEFDPELVLISAGFDSAIGDPEGGYHLESLSQSVCMVVKALLGDPALPLSGPMEPHHSALESIQRVRAAQAPHWKSLRQQGSTPILNPSTYSLERRASPVSPGGPKFKAAEAQASAALSSLLDQLHLNPTLPVRTAVALTALDAALVLPADVLRQEGSAPQEETRAWARLHEALAQDRALTALGKVLHLLNGILDGQVSSGIAATPEPAAAPTLDVVIRRGLSHGVRRLLCVAVGQLDRPADLADDGRNLWLNIRGKEAAAPSMFQVSVPLPGTTGGFVSCVLALVLPLAYGFQPDLVLVALGPAHGLQAPQAALLASLLRGPAGGRVLVLLEQGSTSQLAGILARVLQGEAPPGLGPFSMASPEDTQALIYLRGQLEAEWKMLQVAGEAGGARPRLNTGSGGSSSPQ from the exons ATGAGGACTGCGCTGGTGTACCACGAGGACATGGCAGCGGCCCGGCTGCTCTGGGAAGA CCCTGAGTGTGAGATCGAGCGTCCGGAGCGCCTGACTGCAGCCCTGGAGCGCCTGCGGCAGCGGGGCCTGGAGCAGAGGTGTCTACAGTTGGCAGCCCGAGAGGCCTCCGAGGCAGAGCTGGGCCTGGTACACAG CCCAGAGTATGTGTCCTTGTTGCGAGGAACCCAGACCTTGAGCACCAGGGAACTACAGGCGCTGTCTGGACAATACGACGCTGTCTACTTCCATCCG AGTACCTTCCACTGTGCCCGGCTGGCCGTGGGGGCTGCGCTGCAGCTGGTGGACGCCGTGCTGACGGGGGCTGTGCACAACGGGCTGGCCCTGGTGAG ACCTCCTGGGCATCACGGCCAGAGAGCCGCTGCCAACGGATTCTGCGTGTTCAACAATGTGGCCATAGCAGCCAAATACGCCAAGCAGAGACACGGGCTGCACAG GATCCTCATTGTCGACTGGGATGTCCACCATGGTCAGGGCATCCAGTATATCTTTGAGGATGACCCCAG CGTCCTCTACTTTTCCTGGCACCGCTATGAGCATGGGCACTTTTGGCCCTACCTTCGAGAATCGGATGCAGATGCtgttgggcaggggcagggccgtGGCTTCACTGTCAACCTGCCCTGGAATCAG GTTGGGATGGGAAATGCTGACTACGTGGCCGCCTTCCTCCATGTGCTGCTCCCCGTGGCCTTTGAG TTTGACCCTGAGCTGGTGCTCATCTCAGCAGGATTTGACTCTGCGATCGGGGATCCTGAG ggAGGCTACCACCTGGAGTCGCTGTCCCAGTCCGTGTGCATGGTGGTGAAGGCGCTGCTGGGTGACCCTGCCTTGCCCCTGTCGGGGCCCATGGAGCCTCATCACAG TGCCCTGGAATCCATCCAGAGAGTCCGGGCTGCCCAGGCCCCTCATTGGAAGAGCCTCCGGCAGCAAG GGTCGACCCCCATACTGAATCCCAGCACCTACTCCCTGGAGCGGAGAGCCTCACCTGTATCTCCCGGGGGACCCAAATTCAAGGCAGCAGAGGCGCAGGCCTCGGCCGCACTGAGTTCCCTCCTAGACCAGCTGCACCTCAACCCCACACTGCCTGTGCGCACGGCTGTTGCCCTGACTGCACTGGATGCTGCTCTGGTCCTACCCGCCGACGTCCTCCGTCAGGAGGGGTCAGCCCCACAGGAGGAGACACGGGCCTGGGCCAG GCTACACGAGGCCCTGGCCCAGGACAGGGCTCTCACTGCACTTGGGAAGGTCCTGCACCTCTTGAATGGGATCCTGGATGGGCAG GTGAGCAGTGGCATTGCAGCAACCCCGGAGCCCGCCGCGGCTCCCACCCTGGATGTGGTCATTCGGCGCGGCTTGTCCCACGGAGTGCGGAG GCTTCTCTGTGTGGCTGTGGGACAGCTGGATCGGCCCGCAGACCTTGCCGACGACGG GAGGAATCTGTGGCTGAACATCAGAGGCAAGGAGGCGGCCGCCCCATCCATGTTCCAGGTCTCCGTGCCACTGCCAGGG ACTACTGGTGGGTTCGTGAGCTGCGTTCTGGCCCTTGTGCTGCCCCTGGCCTATGGCTTCCAGCCTGACCTTGTGTTGGTGGCGCTGGGGCCAGCCCACGGCCTGCAGGCCCCCCAAGCCGCACTCCTGGCTTCTCTGCTGCGGGGGCCGGCGGGGGGCCGAGTCTTGGTCCTGCTGGAGCAG GGATCCACATCCCAGCTTGCAGGGATCCTGGCCCGGGTGTTGCAGGGAGAGGCGCCCCCCGGCCTGGGTCCCTTCTCCATGGCCTCCCCAGAGGACACACAGGCCCTGATATACCTGAGAGGGCAGCTGGAAGCAGAGTGGAAGATGCTGCAGGTGGCCGGTGAGGCTGGGGGGGCACGGCCCAGGCTGAATACTGGGTCTGGGGGAAGCAGCTCACCGCAGTGA